One window of the Natronomonas marina genome contains the following:
- a CDS encoding PHP domain-containing protein, which translates to MVVADLHVHTTNSDGTLTLSTLAEAAEAAGVSAVAVTDHDRLHPDIRAPVAAVGELTVVHGIELRVEAGDERVDLLGYGARRTDDLESLVEHLQADRIERGRRIIERVEERVGVELPVEPREGLGRPHIARAIESATEYSYEGAFEELIGADCPCFVARDVPSFEEGAAVLREACGLVSLAHPFRYDDPEAALELCADLDAVERFYPYGREVDTRPLERAVERYDLLVTGGSDAHGETLGEAGLDRTEYRRFRAAL; encoded by the coding sequence ATGGTCGTCGCGGACCTCCACGTACACACGACGAACTCCGACGGAACGTTGACGCTCTCGACGCTGGCCGAGGCCGCCGAGGCGGCCGGCGTCTCCGCCGTCGCCGTCACCGACCACGACCGACTCCACCCCGACATCCGGGCGCCGGTCGCCGCCGTCGGCGAGCTGACCGTCGTCCACGGCATCGAGTTGCGGGTCGAGGCCGGCGACGAACGGGTCGACCTGCTCGGCTACGGCGCGCGCCGAACCGACGACCTCGAGTCCCTCGTCGAGCACCTCCAGGCCGACCGCATCGAGCGCGGGCGGAGGATCATCGAGCGCGTCGAGGAGCGGGTCGGCGTCGAGTTACCCGTCGAACCCCGCGAGGGGCTGGGTCGGCCCCACATCGCCCGCGCCATCGAGTCCGCGACCGAGTACAGCTACGAGGGCGCCTTCGAGGAACTCATCGGCGCGGACTGTCCCTGCTTCGTCGCCCGCGACGTCCCCTCCTTCGAGGAGGGCGCCGCCGTCCTCCGGGAGGCCTGCGGACTGGTCTCGCTGGCGCACCCGTTCCGGTACGACGACCCCGAGGCAGCCCTGGAGTTGTGTGCCGATCTCGACGCCGTCGAGCGGTTCTACCCCTACGGCCGGGAGGTCGACACCCGCCCGCTGGAGCGGGCCGTCGAGCGATACGACCTGCTCGTGACCGGCGGCAGCGACGCCCACGGCGAGACGCTCGGCGAGGCGGGCCTGGACCGGACGGAGTACCGCCGGTTCCGCGCCGCGCTGTAA
- a CDS encoding dihydrolipoamide acetyltransferase family protein — MVREFKLPDVGEGLTEAEIVDWLVEPGDTVKEDQPVAEVETDKAVVEVPAPVNGTVREILAEAGEMVPVGNVIITFDVEGEAVQEEPTDAEAAAADEAADAGEAGDATTEAEPAETADAGDVSETEGRVFAAPSARRVARELGVDIGSVEGSGPGGRVTEADVRAAAESGGAAGEADESGDGQAVESATRRVDDEGDAAATTPTDADGATPAESADRDRTLAAPATRKLAEEEGVDLDAVPTDERKDGEAFVTEAQVQQYAEAQQRAQAADAEAVSAGGESAAVEAAGEDERIPYRGVRRTIGQQMERSKFTAPHVTHHDQVDVTGLVEARGRLKERAEERGTKLTYMPFVVKAVVAALKEHPILNSQLDEDDEEILVRGDYNIGVATATDAGLMVPVVKGADRKGMLEIADEMRDLVESARERSIAREDMQGGTFTITNFGAIGGEYATPIINYPETAILGLGAIEERPWVVEREAQGASDGANGDAVSKEVEARKVMTLSLSIDHRVIDGADAAQFVNTVKEYLETPELLLLE, encoded by the coding sequence ATGGTACGCGAGTTCAAACTTCCCGACGTGGGCGAGGGGCTCACCGAGGCGGAGATAGTCGACTGGCTCGTCGAACCGGGTGATACGGTCAAAGAGGACCAGCCCGTCGCCGAGGTGGAGACGGACAAGGCGGTCGTGGAGGTGCCGGCGCCGGTCAACGGCACCGTCCGCGAGATACTCGCCGAGGCGGGCGAGATGGTGCCGGTCGGAAACGTCATCATCACGTTCGACGTGGAGGGCGAGGCGGTTCAGGAGGAACCCACTGATGCCGAGGCGGCGGCTGCCGACGAGGCGGCCGACGCGGGCGAGGCCGGCGACGCGACCACCGAGGCCGAGCCCGCGGAGACGGCCGACGCCGGCGACGTGAGCGAGACGGAGGGCCGCGTCTTCGCGGCGCCCTCCGCTCGGCGGGTCGCCCGCGAACTCGGCGTCGACATCGGGAGCGTCGAGGGCAGCGGCCCCGGCGGCCGCGTGACCGAGGCGGACGTCCGGGCGGCCGCCGAGAGCGGCGGCGCGGCCGGCGAAGCCGACGAGTCCGGCGACGGGCAGGCGGTCGAGTCGGCGACCCGGCGGGTCGACGACGAGGGCGACGCGGCGGCGACGACGCCGACGGACGCCGACGGCGCGACGCCGGCCGAATCCGCCGACCGCGACCGCACGCTGGCGGCGCCAGCCACCCGGAAACTCGCCGAGGAGGAGGGCGTCGACCTCGACGCCGTGCCGACCGACGAGCGGAAGGACGGCGAGGCCTTCGTCACCGAGGCGCAGGTCCAGCAGTACGCCGAGGCCCAGCAGCGGGCCCAGGCCGCCGACGCCGAGGCCGTCTCGGCGGGCGGCGAGTCCGCCGCCGTGGAGGCTGCCGGCGAGGACGAACGCATCCCCTACCGGGGCGTCCGCCGCACCATCGGCCAGCAGATGGAGCGCTCGAAGTTCACCGCACCGCACGTCACCCACCACGACCAGGTCGACGTCACGGGGCTGGTGGAGGCCCGCGGCCGACTGAAGGAGCGCGCCGAGGAGCGCGGCACGAAACTGACCTACATGCCGTTCGTCGTCAAGGCCGTCGTCGCCGCGCTGAAGGAACACCCCATCCTCAACTCCCAACTCGACGAGGACGACGAGGAGATCCTCGTCCGGGGCGACTACAACATCGGCGTGGCGACGGCGACCGACGCGGGCCTGATGGTCCCGGTCGTGAAGGGCGCAGACCGGAAGGGGATGCTCGAAATCGCCGACGAGATGCGGGACCTCGTCGAGAGCGCGCGGGAGCGTTCCATCGCCCGCGAGGACATGCAGGGCGGTACCTTCACCATCACGAACTTCGGTGCCATCGGCGGCGAGTACGCCACGCCGATCATCAACTACCCCGAGACGGCCATCCTCGGACTGGGCGCCATCGAGGAGCGGCCGTGGGTCGTCGAGCGCGAGGCGCAAGGCGCCTCGGACGGTGCGAACGGCGACGCCGTGAGCAAAGAGGTGGAGGCGAGGAAGGTGATGACCCTGTCGCTGTCCATCGACCACCGGGTCATCGACGGCGCCGACGCTGCGCAGTTCGTCAACACCGTCAAGGAGTACCTCGAGACGCCCGAGTTGCTGTTGCTCGAGTGA
- a CDS encoding HalOD1 output domain-containing protein, translating into MGDAVLGKIIQAIAEAEGREADDLAVVLQDHVDTDAIRLLAAHPSDSWTLQFELPDHTVRVTGDDEIFVDETRQRARS; encoded by the coding sequence ATGGGGGATGCAGTACTCGGGAAGATAATCCAGGCTATCGCGGAGGCGGAGGGGCGAGAGGCCGACGACCTCGCCGTCGTCCTGCAGGATCACGTCGATACCGACGCGATACGGCTGCTGGCCGCCCATCCCAGCGACTCGTGGACCCTCCAGTTCGAACTCCCGGACCACACCGTGCGGGTGACGGGCGACGACGAGATATTCGTCGACGAAACGCGACAGCGAGCGCGTTCCTGA
- a CDS encoding DUF6757 family protein, translating to MQCHYCDEEAAVAVEKDHVKVGLCEQHLRDRMEELSDSEWLEEVESQVDDSLKD from the coding sequence ATGCAGTGTCACTACTGTGACGAGGAGGCCGCCGTCGCCGTCGAGAAGGACCACGTCAAGGTCGGCCTCTGCGAGCAGCACCTCCGCGACCGGATGGAGGAACTCTCCGACTCCGAGTGGCTCGAGGAGGTCGAGTCACAGGTCGACGATTCGCTGAAGGACTGA
- a CDS encoding DUF7552 domain-containing protein yields the protein MSDRPDTTAGRTLADIRRRLEALADPSGRYYLVCARTGGRPFPAETLRFRDREAALEAAETASAYRARLRTWDERLPFREFVVRAADHSEGPVRSATEA from the coding sequence ATGAGTGATCGGCCCGACACGACGGCCGGACGCACGCTCGCGGACATCAGGCGTCGCCTCGAGGCCCTCGCGGACCCGTCGGGCCGGTACTACCTCGTCTGCGCCCGGACCGGCGGACGACCGTTCCCGGCCGAGACGTTGCGGTTCCGCGACCGGGAGGCGGCCCTTGAGGCGGCCGAGACCGCCAGCGCCTACCGCGCACGGCTCCGGACCTGGGACGAACGGCTCCCCTTCCGTGAGTTCGTCGTCCGGGCCGCGGACCACAGCGAGGGACCGGTCAGGTCGGCGACCGAGGCCTGA
- a CDS encoding Rossmann fold nucleotide-binding protein, producing MRVSVIGGSSIDEATYGTAREVGRLLGERGHTVVCGGLGGTMEAVCRGAREASSEASGLESGERGGSPASGEHDAETIGILPTARRADANEWVTTPIATGMGNARNVAVVLNGDAAIAIDGAAGTLSELGHALDFGRPVAGLDTHAVDLDGFETVETPEAAVDYVESAADSHR from the coding sequence ATGCGCGTCTCCGTCATCGGCGGCTCCAGCATCGACGAGGCGACCTACGGGACCGCCCGCGAGGTCGGTCGCCTGCTCGGCGAGCGGGGCCACACCGTCGTCTGTGGCGGCCTCGGCGGAACGATGGAGGCCGTCTGCCGGGGGGCTCGCGAGGCCTCGAGCGAAGCGAGTGGCCTCGAATCGGGCGAGCGGGGCGGCAGCCCCGCGAGCGGCGAGCACGACGCCGAGACCATCGGCATCCTGCCCACCGCGCGCCGCGCCGACGCCAACGAGTGGGTCACGACGCCCATCGCAACCGGGATGGGTAACGCCCGCAACGTCGCCGTCGTCCTGAACGGCGACGCCGCGATCGCCATCGACGGCGCCGCGGGAACCCTCTCGGAACTCGGCCACGCGCTGGACTTCGGCCGCCCCGTCGCCGGCCTGGACACCCACGCCGTCGACCTCGACGGCTTCGAGACCGTCGAGACGCCCGAGGCCGCCGTCGACTACGTCGAATCCGCTGCCGACAGCCACAGGTAG
- a CDS encoding alpha-ketoacid dehydrogenase subunit beta — translation MSTEQQAETQNLTLVQAVRDGLKGEMQRDEDVLVMGEDVGKNGGVFRATEGLYEEFGDERVIDTPLAEAGILGTAVGMAAYGLRPVPELQFSGFMYPGFDQIVSHAARFRTRSRGRFTLPMVIRAPYGGGIRAPEHHSESKEAFYTHEAGLQVVIPSTPYDAKGLLAASIRNPDPVVFLEPKLIYRAFREEVPDDPYTVELGEAAVRREGSDVSVFTWGAMTRPSLEAAESMAEEGIDAEVIDLRTLKPMDTETIVESFKKTGRAVVVHEAPKTGGLAGEITATIQEEALYYQEAPVERVTGFDVPYPLYALEDYYMPEDARIEDAIREVADA, via the coding sequence ATGAGCACGGAACAGCAGGCGGAAACCCAGAACCTGACGCTCGTACAGGCCGTCCGCGACGGACTGAAAGGAGAGATGCAGCGCGACGAGGACGTCCTCGTGATGGGCGAGGACGTCGGCAAGAACGGCGGCGTCTTCCGGGCGACCGAGGGTCTCTACGAGGAGTTCGGCGACGAGCGCGTCATCGACACGCCGCTTGCGGAGGCAGGCATCCTCGGAACCGCCGTCGGCATGGCGGCCTACGGACTGCGCCCGGTGCCCGAACTGCAGTTCTCGGGGTTCATGTACCCCGGATTCGACCAGATAGTCTCCCACGCGGCCCGCTTTCGGACCCGCTCGCGCGGTCGGTTCACGCTGCCGATGGTCATCCGGGCGCCCTACGGCGGCGGCATCCGCGCCCCGGAGCACCACTCCGAGTCCAAGGAGGCCTTCTACACCCACGAGGCGGGCCTGCAGGTCGTCATCCCGTCGACGCCCTACGACGCGAAGGGACTGCTCGCCGCCTCCATCCGCAATCCGGACCCGGTCGTCTTCCTCGAACCGAAGCTCATCTACCGGGCCTTCCGGGAGGAGGTACCCGACGATCCCTACACGGTCGAGTTGGGCGAGGCGGCGGTCCGCCGGGAGGGGTCGGACGTCTCGGTGTTCACCTGGGGTGCGATGACCCGGCCCTCGCTGGAGGCCGCCGAGTCGATGGCCGAGGAGGGCATCGACGCGGAGGTAATCGACCTCCGGACGCTGAAGCCGATGGACACCGAGACAATCGTCGAGTCGTTCAAGAAGACCGGCCGGGCGGTCGTCGTCCACGAGGCGCCCAAGACGGGCGGCCTCGCGGGCGAAATCACCGCCACCATCCAGGAGGAGGCGCTGTACTACCAGGAGGCGCCCGTCGAGCGGGTGACCGGCTTCGACGTGCCGTACCCGCTGTACGCCCTGGAGGACTACTACATGCCCGAGGACGCACGCATCGAAGACGCCATCCGGGAGGTGGCCGACGCCTGA
- a CDS encoding DNA polymerase sliding clamp yields the protein MFNAIVSADTLGAALDSVSVLVDECKIRLEEEGLTIRAVDPANVGMVDLELSAEAFESYETDGGVIGVNLDRLEDIVGMADSDQLVHLELDEETRKLHISLDGLEYTLALIDPDSIRQEPDLPELDLSAEIVIEGRDIARAVTAADMVSDHIALGVDPDDEEFYVDAEGDTDDVHLELGREDLIDLTAGEARSLFSLDYLKDMNKAIPKDAEVTMELGEEFPVKMHFGFAEGDGHVTYMLAPRIQSD from the coding sequence ATGTTCAACGCTATCGTGAGTGCGGACACGCTCGGGGCTGCGCTCGACTCCGTGAGCGTGCTGGTCGACGAGTGCAAGATACGCCTCGAGGAGGAGGGCCTCACGATCCGCGCGGTCGACCCGGCAAACGTGGGGATGGTCGACCTGGAGCTGTCGGCCGAGGCCTTCGAGTCCTACGAGACCGACGGCGGCGTCATCGGCGTCAACCTCGACCGTCTGGAGGACATCGTCGGTATGGCCGACTCCGACCAGCTCGTCCACCTCGAACTCGACGAGGAAACCCGGAAGCTCCACATCTCGCTGGACGGCCTGGAGTACACGCTGGCGCTCATCGACCCCGACTCCATCCGCCAGGAGCCGGACCTGCCGGAACTCGACCTGTCGGCCGAGATCGTCATCGAGGGGCGCGACATCGCCCGCGCCGTGACGGCCGCCGACATGGTGAGCGACCACATCGCGCTGGGCGTCGACCCCGACGACGAGGAGTTCTACGTCGACGCCGAGGGCGACACCGACGACGTCCACCTCGAACTCGGCCGCGAGGACCTCATCGACCTCACCGCCGGCGAGGCCCGCTCGCTGTTCTCGCTGGACTACCTCAAGGACATGAACAAGGCCATCCCGAAGGACGCCGAGGTGACGATGGAACTCGGCGAGGAGTTCCCCGTCAAGATGCACTTCGGCTTCGCCGAGGGCGACGGTCACGTCACCTACATGCTGGCGCCGCGCATCCAGAGCGACTGA
- a CDS encoding DUF5789 family protein translates to MRLLANADEKIDAHSYPATAAELIEEYGDLELEVANGEETFGEALGRLDGETTLESADDARTVTYSAVSKKAIGRANYSDRDSPSIGEDGPDQVSF, encoded by the coding sequence ATGCGACTGCTCGCCAACGCCGACGAGAAGATCGACGCCCACAGCTATCCGGCCACGGCCGCGGAACTCATCGAGGAGTACGGCGACCTCGAACTCGAGGTGGCGAACGGCGAGGAGACGTTCGGCGAGGCACTCGGCCGACTGGACGGCGAGACGACGCTGGAGAGCGCCGATGACGCCCGAACCGTGACCTACTCGGCGGTCTCGAAGAAAGCCATCGGCCGGGCGAACTACTCCGACCGCGACTCGCCGTCCATCGGGGAGGACGGCCCCGACCAGGTCTCCTTCTGA
- a CDS encoding DUF4393 domain-containing protein — translation MSEGPDASDPSDGSRADPDDGRDTPATDDGPDDDRPEAPDVDAEAEPDIPPEEVDRVFSVMDEAVTNDAVEGSQVERLLSVLERALASPSETNPETLAELVSILEEIVLDPDDLEEVNVDGLLGVLEEAVSGATAADSENLRDVFGVLEEGFTDPTSLDPKDIERFRSGLEGAIVDLTDPAGGNLGGFFPIPGLTGVDPEDVDPDGDGDAMDMFRIARVATAMTQRATGYSMESGIRTGTRMAYAAATAESPADLLTETRAITLDELQRAGIDIGDEQSDWLEAHEEEIADRRPLTAERLRERGERLLSKSAEVGRDESLHPAYPSILDELAADEARILRLLATDGTQAYMDVRDRGYIPFRSRLVAEHMTMVGADAGCRLPERTPIYLQNLERLGLITFSEDPIDDLKRYQVLEAQPHIEAARESAKRPKTVYGSLYLTDLGVDFCDTCLPVSVDFERSRARFRRESGE, via the coding sequence ATGAGCGAGGGACCCGACGCGTCGGACCCATCCGATGGCAGCCGGGCGGACCCCGACGACGGACGCGATACCCCCGCGACGGACGACGGACCGGACGATGACCGCCCCGAGGCGCCCGACGTCGACGCCGAGGCCGAACCCGACATCCCGCCGGAGGAGGTCGACCGGGTCTTCTCCGTGATGGACGAGGCGGTCACGAACGACGCCGTCGAGGGGTCGCAGGTCGAACGGCTCCTCTCGGTGCTGGAGCGGGCGCTGGCGAGTCCCTCGGAGACGAACCCGGAGACGCTGGCCGAACTCGTCTCCATTCTCGAGGAGATCGTTCTCGACCCCGACGACCTCGAGGAGGTCAACGTCGACGGACTGCTCGGCGTCCTCGAGGAGGCGGTCAGCGGCGCGACCGCCGCCGACTCCGAGAACCTGCGGGACGTCTTCGGCGTCCTCGAGGAGGGCTTCACCGACCCGACGTCGCTGGACCCGAAGGACATCGAGCGGTTCCGGTCGGGGCTGGAGGGCGCCATCGTGGACCTGACCGACCCCGCCGGCGGGAACCTCGGCGGGTTCTTCCCGATTCCGGGGCTGACGGGCGTCGACCCCGAGGACGTCGACCCCGACGGCGACGGCGACGCGATGGACATGTTCCGCATCGCACGGGTGGCGACGGCGATGACCCAGCGGGCGACGGGCTACTCCATGGAGTCCGGCATCCGGACCGGGACCCGGATGGCCTACGCCGCCGCCACCGCCGAGTCGCCCGCCGACCTGCTGACGGAGACGCGGGCCATCACGCTCGACGAACTCCAGCGGGCCGGCATCGACATCGGCGACGAGCAGTCCGACTGGCTGGAGGCCCACGAGGAGGAGATAGCCGACCGCCGACCCCTGACGGCCGAACGGCTCCGCGAGCGCGGCGAGCGACTGCTCTCGAAGTCCGCCGAGGTGGGCCGCGACGAGTCGCTGCACCCCGCCTACCCATCCATCCTCGACGAACTGGCCGCCGACGAGGCGCGCATCCTGCGACTCCTGGCGACCGACGGGACCCAGGCGTACATGGACGTCCGGGACCGCGGCTACATCCCATTCCGCTCGCGGCTCGTCGCCGAGCACATGACGATGGTCGGCGCCGACGCCGGCTGTCGGCTCCCCGAGCGGACGCCCATCTACCTCCAGAACCTCGAACGACTCGGTCTCATCACCTTCTCGGAGGACCCCATCGACGACCTCAAGCGCTACCAGGTGCTGGAGGCCCAGCCCCACATCGAGGCCGCCCGCGAGTCCGCGAAACGCCCCAAGACCGTCTACGGAAGCCTCTATCTGACCGACCTGGGCGTCGACTTCTGTGACACCTGCCTCCCGGTCAGCGTCGACTTCGAGCGCTCGCGGGCGCGGTTCCGCCGCGAATCCGGCGAGTGA
- a CDS encoding PLDc N-terminal domain-containing protein, with amino-acid sequence MIPALPLQNGGAGLVLVIWLVFLAIFIGLAVWVYKDAQKNSEHPAFLWAVVVFLAPLLGLVLYVLLGRNGGGGGSHSSSGI; translated from the coding sequence ATGATTCCAGCCCTCCCCTTGCAGAACGGCGGTGCCGGACTCGTCTTGGTAATCTGGCTCGTGTTCCTGGCGATATTCATCGGTCTCGCCGTCTGGGTCTACAAGGACGCCCAAAAGAACAGCGAGCACCCCGCCTTCCTGTGGGCCGTGGTCGTCTTTCTGGCCCCGCTCCTCGGACTCGTCCTCTACGTGTTGCTCGGTCGCAACGGCGGTGGCGGCGGCTCCCACTCGAGCAGCGGTATCTGA